TTATgtggtttaaaaaagaagaaaaagtaagataAGGCAAAGTAAGTTAGGTTCCCAATGGCCTGTAAATGTTGTCCCTAGAGAGTGGGAAGGGCACCCATTAGCAgtctttccctttttaatttttccttctcctcccaaaaGGACAGGTCCACATATTGGTCCTAtcatcaaagaaaatagaaaaagcaaacttGATAAACATATCCACTTAGTGGTATTAGTAACTTGATGAGacattaaaagaggaaaaagacaaagagggtGAAGCTTTGTAAAGTCATACTAGAGAAAAAGCAGTCACGTTGATGCCAGAAGCCTAGATTCCACTCTACTCACTCTGTCACTTGCTAACCTTATGTCTTCAGGTAGATGAAgtcacttctttgagcctcagtttcctgatctgtaaaatgaggatgatatcCTCTGACCTGATTATTCATAATACCTTTAGTAATGATTAACAGCAATTATAGATGTAATAATGCTTTGTAAAGTGTAAATCAGCAGGTGAGCTGAGACAGTGGTGGCAGCATTAATGATGGCAGTGGCAGTGCTGTGGTAATAGGGGCAGAAGTTGAGAGGGGCCATTCCTATAAAGTCATGGCAAGTTAGAACTGTGAGGGAGTTAAAGATCATCCAGTTcaaattgtgttattttaataatGATGGAAATGAAACCAACAGAAGAGAAGGGGCTTAACTGGGCAGCACAAAGAGTTAGTATTTGAATAGTTACCGGAATCCAGGTGTCTTAGCTTCAAATCCACTCACTCCTTTCAATATATTCTACTGCATTTGAATCCTCCTCACTACAACGTCTTGTCAAGCCAGGTCACCACTATTATAAAGAAATTGTTCCAGTACTCTATCTGCAGATCTATTACGGTTTGGGTTCATGGGCAAAACTCCATAAAGATCCTTGGTTTTGATACAATCCTACCCTGACACCTGGTGGGCAGTCATTTGCCACATATGCATAGTTATACAAGTGCTAGAACTAGAACTGAGAACAATAGCTTCTTTATCTTTGAAGAACAGTTTATTTAcagaaaatccattttaaaatatctttctgtcTGTGCAATAAGTTGTTTTTATAAGAAGAATTTTAGCTTTTTCTGCTCATGAAGACCCTTATCACAACTGAAATCATAATAGCTATGACTTTGAGAAAGAAACTCAACCCTGATGAACCTCCATCTTATGATCTGTAAAAGGGTATAATAATTAACTCAGAGCTCTTGCAAGGATTAGAGGTAACATATGAATAACCCTTAGCTAGTGGCTGACAGGATGCATGTGGAAACTTCTTGGACTTAGTATTTCAGTGAAATTTAGGAGTCTGGTACAAATTCTGATGACATAATAATATAAGGTCACTTTTGCTGTTCCTTTGTGAAACCACAGCGTTGACCTAGGTGTTTGGGAAGGGAAGCTGCCTTTGGGAGGATGTTACTGGTACCTGCTAAGTTTTTGGATTCATCTCCATTGAATCATATTTAAAGACCTGACATACTTTTGTGTTCGGAGACaaaatttagttattttcatAAAGTCAAGTGTTTAATGACCAAATTCATACTTAAACTTATGAGATCCTGttggattttaaataaaaagctggGAGTGCAAGTTTTGGAGCTCTTAAGCATCCACATTTATTAGACTCCAACTTTTTATCCTTGCCTTGACCATGTTTTCCTCAGTAGCAAAGGGAGAAAGATTATGATTGTGGCTTGGGAGAGTAGCTCATGAGAGAGACGTTAGAAGTAAAATTGCCTTAGGCTCTGCTAACTTGTGTCTGTTCTCCATAGTCTTACCTTTACAAACAAATGTGCATGAACTGAGATCCTACTACATGCCTAACCTTCTgctaaacaaaatgaagaatataaaagtCTGACACAGAGTTTTCCCTCAGAGAGACTACATTCATATAGTGCAGCCCTTACATCCAGTAAGAGTACAAAGAAGGAGGAAGTTAGAACAGAGTTGCCCAGTGCAAAGACAAAATGAAAGTTGACATGGGACCTTGAGAGAGGAGTAAAATATTGACCTCTGAGATGGAATCTAGGGAGAAAGGAGTTTGATGGCATTTTAGTCACAACTTTACATCAATATTCTTTATCAGGAACATCCTTAGAGCCACACATTAAAAGTGAATCTTGATGGCTGAAAGATGGTAGCtgatttttctactttaattATTAGAATAGAACTCTGTGCTGGCCATTCCCTTTGAATTTGGCTTCTGTCATCAAATACCTCTTTCAGGAGAAGAGGCATCCCTCTTCACGGTCCTGGCCTTTGGTGTAGGTAGCATATAGCCTGAACAGAGGACTGCACACTAGAGAAAACAAGAGGCCTTTACTTTTATAAGGCTGATATTGAAGGCACTGGGAATTCTGTTCTCATCTCTATTTGGGTGTTCACAACTGCAGAGTTAAGGGCTGAAGTGTTGCTGAGGATATGGCATTTTCACAGGTCATAATTCTGCCTGGCCTTTTTTGTCTATGTGGTCCTACTTAGCTGAGTTGGTTATGCAATATCAATGACATTAAGTCCTTGGAGTTAATTCTTACATGGGCCAGTTAACATCAATTGTTTTAATACTGCTGTATATTTAGCCTTGTTCTAGggttagagagaaagagagagagaaagaaatttaggGCATGGTCCCTGACTGCACAATGCTCACAGCCCAGTGTCAAGAGATCCATAAATAGTTAAACAATGTAAGAATTGTCATAAGGCAAAATCCTTGTTCAGTTaaagatatttactgaatgattATGTGCCAGTCATTCTGCTAGGTTCTGGAGATTTAAAGATCAGTAAGACATGGTCTTTGCCCTCAAAATGCTCATAGTTTAGTTAGAAATACAGAGACATAAATGGAAACATTAAATATAATGAAGTAAATGTATTGTTAAAGTAATTCCTGTGGTGACATTGTAGCCCAAATTGTGTTTTTGATGCATGATTTGGTAGCAGAGTagagaacagattttaaaaggacAATCCTTCAGGCAGATAGACCAGTTAATGAGTGTTTTCATAATCCAGAGAgataggaaagagagagggagagggagacagaggaaacTTGGTTTattgaataaaagagaagaagggGTCTAAGATTATTCTAAGGATTATGGCTCTTGTAACTCGATAGATGCTGGATAAGTAAAAGGTCCGGGAGTATGGTGTTTTGTTTGGGACATATTCATTTTGAGATGTCTGTGAGACATTCAAATGGGAAACCTCAGCTGGAAGTTGGACATATAGATTTAATATCTGAGGAGAGGACAGGCCAGGACATAGAGACGTGAAAGTCATCAGGAAATGAGTGGTAATTGAAGCCATGAAAGTGGATGATGTTACTTAGCTCGAGGATgctgaataaaaagagaagatataGACCTAGGGAAATGAACATTTAAAGGATGTGTACAGCTAAAAGAAGCCATGCAAGAGACtcaacataaatatacatatagatcaaaagagaattaagaaagaGTTGTGGCTTAGAAGCCAAGGCAAGAGAATGTTTCAAAAAGATGGAAGTGGTCAGACTGTGTCCAAGGCAGCAGAGAACTCCTGCACGATTTAGCAACATGATGGTCACTTGTCATCTTTGCCAAAACAGTTTCAGTGAGGTTGTGAGAGTATACACACCACTTTAGAATGCATTGAAGAATGGATATAaagtgaggaaaaggaaacaatctgTGCAAACAACTACTGTGAGAAGTTTATTTAAGAAGAGGAGGGGAGTGACAAAGAGCTAGAATAAGATGCATAGACAAGAGAAGAATTATTTTGGAGATTGGAGAGACTTGATAACAAAGATCTAACTAAGAGTGGAGGACAGCATGATGATCTAGGAGTGAAAGAGAATGATTAATGAAAGAAGATCCTGAGAGAGATAAAAGGGATTAAGAGCATGGGAACTCATCTTGAAAAACAGGAAAGGCAGCTGTGTTGAAAAGTAAGAATGATGCAGCTATAGATAAGATTGCGTGTGTTGGGAGGAGACAATGGATGAAATTGAGTTGCTTCCCACCCAATAACCTCAATTTTCTCTGAGATTTAAGATGTAAAACCCTCTGCTGAGAAAGATGAGGGTGGGAGATCAGGAGAGAAGAAGCTTTAGCAGAGTTGTGAAGGTGCTGAACGGCCACCATGGGGATAGGAGAAGGTACTAATCAGGGGTGTGCAAAAAGAGTCTGGAGCAAAAGATTTTAGGCTGGAGATCATAAATTTCTAGTTTCGACATTCCAAATAGATCCTGGTATTTTTTAATAGGATCATTCAGTAGTTTggatagtaaaaaagaaaatggattgtGGACTTGATCTGGGATTAACGCCTTGCTAGGTTGGTGCAGCAGAAGAATGGTGAATAAGGAAGTTGAGGGTTCTTGTGTTAGAGCAGTTAATTTGACCATTTAACCTAggctgtgtaggggaggaagtaAGAAGGAGGAAGGTGCTAAGTCAGATCAGGAGAAATGGAGACATTTAGAAATTTAAGGTCTCTGGGAGTGTATGGTGAATTTGCAGTGAAGCGATTATAATGTTAGAGAAAGAAGACCATTTGAAGAGTCAGGAATTGCTGAAGTTTGGCAGAAAGTATACATTTGAAAAGTCCTGGAATAAGGAAGAAGTGATTTGGCTCAGATTGTCAGGAAAGGTGAATGCTGTGAGCTGCTGATCTGAAAAGGCTTTGGAAAAGTGCAAAACTTTGCTTTCATTCTATAACATTTCACacgttttataaatgaaattatcttCAACTCTTCAGTCAGTCTCCAAAACTGGTCAATTCCATCTCTGTCTTTCACTTGAAATTCTAATATTCCTCCCATACCAAGTTCAGAGCTTATTTCTCATTACCTTGACTCTTGCAACAACAGAGTGACCAACTATCCTGTTTGCCCTGTACTGTCATGGTTTTAGGACTGAAAATTCTACATCCCAGGAAATCCTTAGTCCTAGGCAAACCTAGACTGTCACCCTACAAACTCCCAACTAATTTGGACCTCCTGTCTTTAGTCTCCCATCTTTCCAATCCATCTTCCACACTGTTGTGGGAGTGATATTTCTACAACACAAGTATGGTAATATCACACCTCTTCCCAGAATCCTTCAGTGATTCCCTAGAAAACCCTCCATGATCTGATTGCACCTACCTTTTTAGTCACTTTTCCCTTCCactatcttctcccattctcacCTGCCATTGCACCTTCCCCACCATTTCACTGTGTTCTTCAGCTGGTCTAGAACACTTATTATTCCTTTCCATAGgccattcatttttatatgttggGACCTTTGAATTCTATTCATTCACCTTTGGAattccttttccatcctttcttcccctACACTCTGCCCATCCTTACAACTGTTCATTGAAAATGGACTTAAGCTACAAGTTGACcttcctatcttcctctgctgtaCAGGATTCATTTCTACTTCTAAAGAAACTTCTTTGTTATCTTTTTCATGGCAtgtttaaacatatattttagttAGTTATTCTTATATCTGTCTTTTCTAAATAATTATAAAGTTCTTGAGGACAACAGTCATGTGTTATTCTTCTGGGAAATTTTCCACCACACTCCACCGTCCTCAGCAATTAGCATATTGGGTAAACACAGAGCAGAATGTCCTTTTGCTGGATGAAACTGTGAATTGCTAAATCCTAGATGAATCGTAGTGATAATACAGTGTAGGTTTTCCTGAAGAGATTGGACTTAACCACAGTTTTGAAAAGGTGCTAGGATTTAAATACAATAGTGTATAATTCAGGCAAAATAAGGTTAACGTTATCTCTTCCCCAGCCactatctttgtttttctctccacaCCTGTCCCTACAGGAACCAGTAAGAAAATGTAGTTGGCTTGGCACAAGTGCCATGTTGTCTGGCTCAAGGTGCTCTGTCTCTCAGAATTTAAAgactttatctttcctttttctccaaaagccccctgggtacatagttgtgtatttttagttgtgagtcctttaGTTTGTGGAGTCTCTTAGAATTTAATAGAAGGATCCTGACATGGTATACAGAGCATTGAATAAGAGGCCTAAACACCTGAATTCTGGTCCTAGTTCCACCATATTCTAAccctgtgaccttgaacaggGAACTGGATTGTTCTTGAATGCATCTCTTTGTCAACTAAACACTATGGTAGGGATATTACTGGTATCTGTTCCATTTACCTCACAGGGATGATGCTATGCTACTGTGAGGATTTATCACCTATGCCATTCACCTCAGTTCTTGCCACGCACTGATTGTGAtattggagattttttaaaatatttccctcaCCAGACCAGAAGTTTCTCGGGGACAGAGATTATGAGAGACAATTCTATATTCTTCCAGCACAGAGTTCACAGAATGGTGCTTATTAAATATAGGTTGAATGAATGATGGCCTCCAAGGCAGTGAGAGACCTCAAAAAGccatggaaaaaagtaaatagacAAGAGTCATTTTCCCTTTATGCTTACTCTCCATATGTGGAGAGCTTTGCGAACTACAGATGCAGACTTCTCACTCTCATTCCAGGTTCCATGCATAGGTGGGTAGAAATTCATCTGCTGTTGAGATGAGGCAGGTGTACCCTTTGTAGAATGACACCAACAAAAATATGGGATTGAGATGCTTTTGGAAGCAGATCAAAAGGACTACCCTCTTCCTGAGATCCAGGTAACAATGTTGATAGTATTCTGAGAACTTGGGCTGTGCTGGTTTCTACCCAGAGGATATATCTGATCATCTGtgatttctaaattaattattttgattttctctcaGGCTTCTACAGGCATGGCTTTTCTAAGTTGAAAGGGTTAAGTGCAGGGAATATTGAGGATAAAGTTGACATATCAAGGTTTATACTTTTGCTTATTGCTTCTAAATAGGGACTTTAAACTATCGTGTATGCAACTCATTCCAATCATACAATCTTTCTTTGAGTGTCTACTAAGTAGCAGGCTAAGTCTAGGATATATGGTGTGAACAGAACAGATCTTGCAATAGCACTAAGGGAGCTAACAGCACAGTGGGTAAATAgccaataaataagtaaacaaacatcTAAATTAGAGATGTTGATGctacaaagagaaagaataaagagtaTGAGAGTACGTAATGATGTATATGATTGCCTAGATAGTATTGGCCATGAAAGTCTCTCTGACCTGCAAACTGATGTTAAAAGGAGCCAGATATGTGAAGATTTAGAGGAACagaattccagaaagaaggaaCGACATGTGCAGAAGCCTTTGTCAGGAAAAAAACCTTGGCTTGTTCTAGAAACTGAAAGAATCTCAGTGCAGTTGAAACAtagagaatgaagaagagaatgGTATGAGGTGATGTTGAAGGGCACAAGAGCCATATTAGATATGGCCTTTAGGCTACAATGAAAAGATTAGCCTTAATACAAAAGAGAACTGACAAGAACTTTAGGCAGGAGAATGACATGATATTTCAAAAGAAGATCACTTGGGCCACAGTGTGGAAAAAGTTAGAAGGGATCAAGAGATAACATAGTCCCTGCCATGAAGGAGTGCAAAATCCAGTTGAGAAAAACATGTTAACAGAATTTCAGTAAGTGTGGTAAGTGCCATGACAGAGATAAGGAAGTATAGAGACAAGCAAGGGTTCCAATTCCAATATACTACCTCTACACTATGCAAATTTTGTGACTTTGGCGTAACTTATTCAACCTCTCTTggtctcggtttcctcatttataatatgaaaataatcataGGCTGCTACGAAGATTAATGAAATAACATGTGAAGAGTGCTTAGTCTGTAAATAAATTGCAGCCCTCAATAAAAGGTAGCCATAATTAAAATTAGTGTTAGACACAGTATAGGGAATGGACTGCAGGGGGCATGATTGGGGTGCAGGAAGCCCAGTAAGGCATCTGTTAGAACAGTCAAGAGGAATGTTCACAGTGGCCTGTATTAGGATGGCAACAGTGGAAGTGTACATGGATTGGAGATAAGTTTGAGAGCATTTTAGGGGAATCACTTGGTTTCTGACCGGATGTGGACAAAATGTAGTCATAGGGGTTGGATAAATCCCCAGTTTCCAGCTTGAGTTTCTGGGAGGGAGAATCATGACACATTTAGAAGTGGAGCTCAGATTCATGAGTGAATCACCAGTCTCCCACTTCTTTCTGCGACAGGAATCAAAGATATGTCCAGATTGAAGGGGAGGAGAAATTAGCAACACAGGGGACACAGACTAACCAGAAAAATCAACCATAGAGTCAGAACTAAAGGAGAGAccgagagagaggcagagacagagagaagggtTATACTCTCTCTAGAGTTTCTCTTTAGCCCTTCTATTCAGCATTTTCCTGTTAGTAGCTTCTCAGCTTGTTCTCCTTTCTTAAATTTCAGAAACGTCACAAATTGTCCGTAGCAAGCTAAATGTTCCCTCTCTGAGAGAGTTTATATTTCTGTCTTACCCAAAACAAATTCCCCCAGCCTCTCCCTACCATGGGgattttacatttaattgtcaTCAAACAGATTTGGGGGAAATCCCTTCCTATCTCCCCTTCggtctggaaaagagaagaggtttTGGAAAGCAGGCCATGCAAATCTCCAAGCTTACAATAAACTGAATTGCAAAGGCATAAGAagccacagagaaaagaaagtgtgaaCGTGACCTTTAGCATACTGTTCTGGCCCAATAGGGCTCTGTTATTTAACACAGAGGTATGAACAGAACATGCTGctttagaaaatgaaactttCTACACCAGTTATGCAGAAACAAATACCCATGTCTCTAAAATGCAAAAGTGGAAGTGTAATTTTGGTGAGTGTGAGCTTTCTTAGTTCTTGGAATTATAATGTATTTGATGTATCTTCCCTTGCTCTCTCACAGCTTCATCATGGATAATAGATAATAGTAGAAACAGTGCCAATACTGAAGTCAAAGTGAGTGGTGAGAAGGGATGGGGGacatgtgtgggggcaggtgTTTAGTTATATCCTGATGGCTTAATCTTAGTGTTATAAGTTCATAAGTTCTTACTATGGGATTAAAAATGTTCTGCCATAATGTGCCTTCCAGATGTTACAATGAGCCTCATTCTCTTAAGTAGTCCCTCCTGAGCAGAGAGAGGCAAGTGGTATAGTGGAAATAGCATAGACCTTGGAACAAGTAAGGCATGATAGTAAATCTCATTTTCACCATTTTCTAGCTTTGTTACCTCAGACAATTTACTGAATGTCTCTGAACCCCAGTTACCTGATCTGCACTATGAGAGGAATAATGGTACCCATCTTTTAGGAtggttgtaagaattaaattaaacaatGCATGTGAAAAATTCCACTGCAGATTCTGGGGTCCATCATTGATACTCACAACATgataattattttctgtcttttcaccTGTGGGCACATGTCCACCTTCTGTTCAAGGTCATACATACATAAGTAAGATGACTGCTTGACTCTTTAGGATATATCACAGATAGGCTAAGTACGGGGGATGGAATATAAGGGGAGGGAAAGTGAAATTACTCTTTAAAGTAATAGTAGCTCATAATGTTGACTCTGTTTTATCTATGAATTTATCACTTGGGGTTCTGTTCTAATGTTACATTTCTATGTCTTGAAACAGGACTTAAAATGACATAGGAAGTCATTCTGCTACTTAGGAGAAGAATCTGAAAGCATGCCACtcctttatttttgtaaaattacttaaaataaaacaaaataaaatcaagaacaacAAAACCCTTACTCCATTTGAAGAATAACCTCATTACTTTATTTCTTCCACTTTTAGTTCTAAATGCAATAAACATTCCTGAAATATGGACAGAAGCTATGTTTGTAAAATTTAGTGTTTGGgaggaaaataaatgatgaagAGAAGGGTGTCTATAAAGATTAGGCACCTTGCCCCTCCATTTGAAGTCCCAGATCTTCCATTTAGTAGCTTATGGCCTTAATAaactcctctctgggcctggcttCTTCTACCTGTATTATGTGGAGGCTGAATTAAATGATTTTCCAATGTCCTTTCCAGTCTGAAATCATACAAGTAagttaaagtaaaataatgatattGTTGCTCTCCTGCCATTCTTATTTGCAGGCAGCCTGCATAAATCCATGGCCAGATCTTAAGAAGCCCTAAAGATTACTCTGTATTCCCCATGCCctacatataatacataatacaaACTACACTAAAGCATAAAATAAGATTAAGGAAATCcacaaaactttttttccttatgatgactactttaatgaaaaataagtattaaatcttAAGTTTTTCCAAAAAAATGATTTTAGTGGACTGTTTTGCTGGTGCTCTAATCAATGTTCACTGTGACTATTGGATAATCTGCAATGTCCATGATGTCACATCAATACAGAATTCCCCTTAGACGGAGAAATGATCTCTTCTTTTCTAgataatacaaaggaaaatatccTGGTTCAGtttctaaatttatatattactgaaatttttcatgtaaatttgGAATGAAACCTAAgccaagagagaaagacaaagtgCACAAGAACAACCAGCTACTGTGATACAATAATAAGGAGGTAAGATTCCCAAGCCCTGAAAATCAACTAGGATACTGGCAATGCAGGCTAAAGGAAGCAGGGTCACTTTTCAAGTGCTGGAGTGCCAAGATAGGAAGTCAGGACCTAATGGGCAAGGTGGCAGACAAAGGAGAGGCAAGGGGACCTAAAAGGTGAGACAGTATTCACTCTAATCAGGGCTTGGGGCAAGACAAATTTGAACACAAAAGCAGTAGTCTCAAATGCCACACCCTTTTGGCTATGGTGAGAACAATAGACTGAATATTTCAGTACATCCTTGTCTGCAACACAACTTAGGCTCTAGCAGGGTAGTTTGGAGACGATTTCATGATTCCCTAACTGATTTCACTAGGTGACTTTGGATCAGTATATCTTCCTTGAGCATctacttcttcatctgtaaacaaGCCCcttctaattttaatattctatgcCTCTGTAAGTATAAAAAGGAATCTGAATGTTGGCTAAAGAACTACTTAACTAAtatactcttcttttctttgttttgggcaGGGATCATAACTTCACGGCTTACTTTGATGATTATACTGAAATATTCGTGATGGGTGGCAACAGTACCAGCAATGCTGAGACTGACTGCAATGTCACTAATGTGACATTTCAGTACTCCCTTTATGCAACCACCTACATCCTCATATTCATCCCTGGTCTTCTGGCCAACAGTGCAGCCTTGTGGGTTCTGTGCCGCTtcatcagcaagaaaaataaagccatcaTTTTCATGATCAACCTCTCTGTGGCTGACCTTGCTCACGTGCTGTCCTTACCCCTCCGGATTTACTATTACATCAGCCACCATTGGCCTTTCCAGAGGGCCCTTTGCCTGCTGTGTTTCTACCTGAAGTATCTCAACATGTATGCCAGCATTTGCTTCCTGACGTGCATCAGCCTTCAGAGGTGCTTCTTTCTCCTCAAGCCCTTTAGGGCCAGAGACTGGAAGCGTAGGTATGATGTGGGCATCAGTGCTGCCATCTGGGTCATCGTGGGGACAGCCTGTTTGCCATTTCCCATCCTGAGAAGCACGGATTTATCCAACAACACTGAGTCCTGCTTTGCTGATCTTGGTTACAAGAAAATGAATGCAGTGGCTTTGGTTGGGATGATTACAGTTGCTGAGCTGTCAGGATTTGTGATCCCAGTAGTCATCATCGCATGGTGTACCTGGAAAACTACTATATCCCTGAGACAACCACCAATTGCTTTGCAAGGAATTGGTGAGAGGCAGAAAGCACTGAGGATGGTTTTCATGTGTGCTGCAGTCTTCTTCATCTGCTTCACTCCTTAtcatattaactttattttttacaccatggtaaaggaaaccatcattaGCAGTTGTCCCATTGTCCGAAGCACCCTGTATTTCCATCCTTTTTGTCTATGCCTCGCAAGTATCTGCTGCCTTTTGGATCCAATTCTTTATTACTTCATGGCCTCAGAGTTTCGTGACCAACTATCCCGCCATGGCAGTTCTGTGACCCGTTCCCGCCTCATGAGCAGGGA
This DNA window, taken from Equus przewalskii isolate Varuska chromosome X, EquPr2, whole genome shotgun sequence, encodes the following:
- the LOC103541437 gene encoding putative P2Y purinoceptor 10 isoform X2, with protein sequence MGLRCFWKQIKRTTLFLRSRDHNFTAYFDDYTEIFVMGGNSTSNAETDCNVTNVTFQYSLYATTYILIFIPGLLANSAALWVLCRFISKKNKAIIFMINLSVADLAHVLSLPLRIYYYISHHWPFQRALCLLCFYLKYLNMYASICFLTCISLQRCFFLLKPFRARDWKRRYDVGISAAIWVIVGTACLPFPILRSTDLSNNTESCFADLGYKKMNAVALVGMITVAELSGFVIPVVIIAWCTWKTTISLRQPPIALQGIGERQKALRMVFMCAAVFFICFTPYHINFIFYTMVKETIISSCPIVRSTLYFHPFCLCLASICCLLDPILYYFMASEFRDQLSRHGSSVTRSRLMSRESGSSTVG
- the LOC103541437 gene encoding putative P2Y purinoceptor 10 isoform X3; the protein is MGGNSTSNAETDCNVTNVTFQYSLYATTYILIFIPGLLANSAALWVLCRFISKKNKAIIFMINLSVADLAHVLSLPLRIYYYISHHWPFQRALCLLCFYLKYLNMYASICFLTCISLQRCFFLLKPFRARDWKRRYDVGISAAIWVIVGTACLPFPILRSTDLSNNTESCFADLGYKKMNAVALVGMITVAELSGFVIPVVIIAWCTWKTTISLRQPPIALQGIGERQKALRMVFMCAAVFFICFTPYHINFIFYTMVKETIISSCPIVRSTLYFHPFCLCLASICCLLDPILYYFMASEFRDQLSRHGSSVTRSRLMSRESGSSTVG
- the LOC103541437 gene encoding putative P2Y purinoceptor 10 isoform X1, producing the protein MHSTSSFNNKFFSYQQDPCHPVRLFFTSSSLQRNKSANTGKAPGDHNFTAYFDDYTEIFVMGGNSTSNAETDCNVTNVTFQYSLYATTYILIFIPGLLANSAALWVLCRFISKKNKAIIFMINLSVADLAHVLSLPLRIYYYISHHWPFQRALCLLCFYLKYLNMYASICFLTCISLQRCFFLLKPFRARDWKRRYDVGISAAIWVIVGTACLPFPILRSTDLSNNTESCFADLGYKKMNAVALVGMITVAELSGFVIPVVIIAWCTWKTTISLRQPPIALQGIGERQKALRMVFMCAAVFFICFTPYHINFIFYTMVKETIISSCPIVRSTLYFHPFCLCLASICCLLDPILYYFMASEFRDQLSRHGSSVTRSRLMSRESGSSTVG